One Gloeocapsopsis sp. IPPAS B-1203 genomic window, GGATAAACGAGTCCGTTGTAGCGATGCCGAACAGTATCGCTGTATCCCCAATTACCACAACGATCGCTCAAAATGGGTGGACAACCGGATACCATTGCTTCTGAAACAACAAGAGGATGGGGATCGATCCAGGAGGTTACGACAAAAGCATCTATTGCTGCATAGTAAAGTGGAATTTTTGCTTGATTGACGAAGCCAAGATTGCGAACTCCATTTAGTTTGGCAAGACGTTTGTTAATTTCAGGTTCTAAGTCGCCTCCACCAATCATGACTCCTTTAATTCGCGCATCGCGTTGATGAGCTTTGGCGATCGCCTCAATGAATTCAAAAGGATTTTTGCGATCAATATATTTACCTGCAAAACCATAGATAATCGCATCCTCGTCTGTTGCTAGTTCCTTACGAATTTGGCGAATTTCATCTTGATTTTGAGCAATAGACCGCTCAAATCTTTCGCCATCTACTGGGTGACAACCGCGCATAATTTTCTCATCTGGAATACCGTAATGACGCAAATGAATTTCATTGTGATCGCCACAAGAGAGCCAGTAATCTGCTAAGTTAAGCATCCACGGATAAAGAATAGCCATAGCTATGCGACGCGATCGACTGTAGCGACCGTCTGACATGATAGTGGCATCATTTTGCATGATCAGAGGAATACCACGGAGTTTACATAATAGAGCCGTTAATCGATAGGAATAGTTGACAAAGCTCTGCATGAAAATGGCATCAAAGTTTTCTTTTGTCAGGCGACTCAATAATCCTGGACTAATCACGCTCTTTTTTTGCTGCGATGGAACTCTTCCAGAGAGATCTTTTAGATACTCATACTCATAACCGCTCAATAAATCAACGTCCCAAGGCTGGGAACTACTGCCTAGATCGCGATCGCCATTACCCTGATTTTCATCGGAAAGATAAAGAACCTTTATAGAAAGTCCAGGTTGTTCGCTCAGCTTCTTCCAGAGTGGTCCATGATGCTGGGTAGGATGTGTAAAAACGACTCCCAAACGAAATTTATCATTCATAATTTGCTCCAAATTCTTGGATAATTAGTAGTAAATAATGTAAGTCTTTAACTTAGTTTAAAAATGTGTTAAAATAAAAACTAGCAATATAATTTCTAGAAAAATCTCAATTATAAATAGCTAATCCTTAAAAAGACAATTCATAAAATCATCAAGCACTAAATCCATCGCAAATCTCTCTTCCATAATCTGCCGGCTTTTTTGTTTCATGGATTCAATTAATGGTTTATTTTGAATTAATATATTGAGTTGAGAAAGTAATTCCTCTTGAGAATTACAGATATAGCCATTGACTTTATTTTGAATAATTTCAGGTGCACCTAAAGCGTGTTTAGTAGTTAGCACTGCGAGTCCAGCACAGGCGGCTTCTCCTACAACACTGGGGTAACTATCGCATTTCGTTGGCAAAACCAATATATCGTGTTCTTTAAATAGCTCAATATGCTTATCTTCACCGTATTGAATATTATTTAGTATCGTGACATTCTTAAAGTTGCCTGGATCGTGACTAGTTACCATTGTCATCTGTAAGTTTGGATTATGATGTTTCGCAAACCAATCGAGTAAGATATCACCCCCCTTTCGTTGGAAGTCACCACCTACAAACAAAATCTTGACAACAGCATCATTACGCTTAGGACTAGGAATAAACAAATCTAAATCAACTGAAAATGGTAACTTCCCTTTTCTGAGTTTGTTGTGTGGAACTCCATAATCTTGAGAAATTTCTTCTAATACAGCGTCAGTCAAACCAATAACATATTTTTGTGAATTAAGCACTTGTTTATGGATAAAAGTAAGCCACGATGGAGACATTTTCATTCCATAAATGGGTTCGTATAGTTTTCTAGTCCAGTCTGTAACAATACAACTACTCGCACTATTAATTGCTGGGTAAGCAAAAAGAGCCGGACTCACTCCATGGAAAAGAACACTTCTTCCTTCTTTATTTGCTTCACGAACTTTTTGCTGTAGTTCCAAAGAACTCAGAAACCGCCTGCCAATAGTTGTAGAATATTTCCAAAAAGAATCTGTGGATTTTTGGTTTGGAACAAAACGATATATTTTTAGATCCAGAAAACTTTCAAACAGTTTAACAAACCGCTTTTCAAAAGTTCGATTACCAAGATCTACAGGAAATGTAACTAATAAAAGCTTTTTTTTCATTTTTTATCAATACTTTAAACATAAAGACTAAATAAACTGTTATACATTAGATATTTATATAATTAAATTGTAATTACGCATTAGAATGACCTTTACCTCAGCAGATTTTTATAAACGCCAGTCATTTGTTCGGCAACTTTTTCCCATGTAAATGACTGAACTCTTGTAAATCCTTTTTCCTGCAACTGTTGATAGTAAATCGGATTGTTATGAAGGTGACAAACTGCATCTGCAATGGTTTGACTATTCTTTGGATCGACTAGAACACCAGCATCGTCCACTACTTCAGGCATTGCCGAGACATTTGAGGTAATAACTGGCGTTCCGCAAGCCATAGCTTCTAGAAGAGTTATGCCAAATCCTTCGTGAAAAGAAGGGGCAACAAGAACATCAGCTTCATTGTAAGCTTGAACTAAAGTAGGTTTATCGAGATATCCTAAATAATTGATAGAATCTTCAAGTTTGTGGGTTTGAATGAAGTGCTTATCTTCATCTGTAAAATCATCACTAACTTTCCAAAACTGGACTGATAAACCTCGCTGTTTAATAATATTGAGTGCTTTAAGAATTGCACTTAGATTTTTACGTGGATGATTACCGCCAACATTCAATAAACAAAATGTATCCGAGGGAATATTAAGCTGCTGACGAAAAGTTTGAGACTGTTTTTTGGGTAATGGCTGAAATATGGATTCTACTGCATTAGGAATAATATTGATTCGCTCTGGTTTGATGTTGAGAACTCGATTCATGTTGTTTGCTGTCTCCAAAGAAACAGCAATGATCGCATCAGCATATTCCATACTTCGTATAGAGTAATGTCCTAAGCGATCACTAATCATAGGAAATCTGACTGAACCCTGAAGGTTTTCGGGGTAGAGAATATTAATGAGATCGTGACAAGTCACTACGACTGGTTTACCTGTTTTTCTTAGCCAACGTACAATGTGAGCATCACTATGATCGATAATGTGAAAAATATCTGCAGATTCTTGCTGAACTTTCTTAGGAAACCGCCAAAACCGTTCATAAGTCTTTTGTGCTCTAACGACTAAAGATTTACTATGTCGATCAAAAGACTGAGGTGCTAGTTCAGTTATTTCCCAGTTAGGGCATACTGTTTTCAGCCCTGCAATCAGCCCATTAGCATAAACATCCATACTAAAATGGGGCATTGTCCGGACAAAAGCAATTTTCATAGAAATTTCTAAAAATAGATCAATACAACTGCTATAGCGAGAGGCAGGAGGTAGAAGGCAGCTATGCTGGAGGTGAAAACCTTGCTATCGCTAATGTTGAGATTTTAAAAACGTCCTAACCAACTCTTCGACTGCTATAAAACTAAAGGTATATAAGTATTTTGATTACAAAATTGGGTAATCCCTAAACACCAAACAAATACTTTGCTGACCATTTATGTTGCAACATTAAAGCTACAACTATCCAACTTAGTAAAAAAGTTGTCACAGAAATGATAAGCAGGGAGCTAATCGTAACCTGTTCAATAACTCCAAATAGAGAGAAGAACAGTTTAGCAAAATTCATCAAAATCGGATGGATTAAATAGATGCCGAAAGCACATAAACCTAAATTTGCAACTATCTGTTTATTCCCTTTTATGTACTGCGATACGGAAATTCCAAATAGAAATAAAGAGTGAGCAACAATCAGATCTCGTAAAGTTACGGGTAAAACAAGTCTTCCCATAATAGTAGTTATAAAAAATATAGCTACTAAAACTATGCTACTTTTTCTTGAAAAAAGCCATGAATCTCCCTTAATTAGAAAGATGCAGCGTAAGATAATTGCAGTTAAAAAATATGGCAAACACTTCAATACCCAAACAGCATAAACTAAAACAAGCCTAATAAGTGGATTTATATCAGTACTTGCTTGAATTGTATCGCCAGGAACAATAACCAATTCATAAACAATAATACTTAATATTGAAAATATAATTAGTTGTTTAGTCTTAAACGGTTGATTTAAAAAATACTTTATGAAAAAAATCAAAAAACTTCCTACGAATAGGAGTGGTAAAAAATACAAATGGAATGAAGTACCACCAAAGAAAACAAGAGAAAGTGGATCTTGCGTCAATTGATTTAATCTCTCAGATTGATTTGCTTTCCAGAAAAAGACTAATCTTAAAACTAGATAGATCAAGCTCCAAATTAAATAGGGTATTACTAATCTTTCCAACCTTGATTTCCAGAAATTAGGAGAAAAGCCAGTATTAGGCTTGCACGCTATAAAATAGAAAGATGTAATTAGGAAAAAGGGAACAGCAAAGTAAAATGAAAGTCTAAAATAATCTGCCCAAGGATCAACAGGAACTCCCCAAGTCTCATCTCCTGAATGTACTAAAATAACCGCATAAGCGGCAATTCCTCGGCATAAATCAATTCCTAATAATCTCTTCTTTTGATTCATAAACATTTTTTCAAATTCGTCTGCAAATTTTTCTTAGCTAACTAATGCACGAACTCTAGTTAATGTCCAATCAATTACTTTTGGACGAAGATGCGGAGCATATAACCAAGCGATCGCAAATTTCGCCAAAGATTTAGGCATTAATCCTACCCAGAGAAACCAAATGCTATAAATGATCCGTTTCTGCCAGTTGAAGCTAGAGAATTTCCAAAGGGATCGAAACCCCCAGTAAATGAGTTGGAGGGAATGATCTGAAGAAACTGGATGTGCTTGAGGTTCCAAGCGTAGAGAGGCTAAACGCGACCACAAACGCCCAAAAGAACGCATTTCAACTTCGGGAGGAACTTCAAAACCAAATTCTTTAGCTCGTTGCTGCAACAGAGCAAAGTTTTGCAAGTCGTGCTGAACAAATCGGCGAAAGCGACTACCTGATACATAAGTCAATGCCCATTGGTTACTGTCATGAATGCGATAGACTCCCAGAGGCTCTTCAATGCCAACCATCTCTCCATAAAAGGGTGTTGAGATCATTAGGTAGTCATCCGCCGTGGTTTTGTAGTCGTCGGGAATTGGGAATACTTGAGTCAAAGCTGTCTGACTGTATGCATTACCACTCATGGGAGTACTGACATAACCACCATCTCGCAGTAACTGTCGCCACACTTCTCCACAAGCTAACTTCATTGTCGTTGTAGGAATAAAAGATCCCAATGGTTGTCCTTGGGAGTTCGCCACTTGCAAGCGATAATGAACTTTGCTAACTCCTGGCTTAAATGCTGCTACAACTTGTTCAACCGCCGTCGGTAAGAGATAGTCGTCAGAATCAAGGAAAAGGATAATATCGCCTTGACTTGCTGCAAAGCCGCTGTTAAGTGCTACTGCTTGCTTACCATTCTCTTGCAGAATTGGCGTAATGCGATCGCCGTACTCTGCAATAATCTCACGAGAATTATCGGTAGAACCATCATCCACAACAATAACTTCAGTATGAGGATATGTTTGGTTCAATGCACTGTCAATCGCCTCTGCTAAGAAGCGATCGTAATTGTAGTTGTTAATAATAATACTGACTAACAAATTGTCATCCATACATTCATTTCCATTATTTTGCACATAGTTTTTAAAGGCTAAGATTAACAGTTAGAAAATCTTTTATAAATAGCAAAGATTTATTAAATGTATTAAGAGTATTAGAAAAACTGCGTAATCCTTGATATTTTAGATTGCGAGCAGATGCATACATTAAAGCATAGGGTAAATAAATAAAAGCTTTTAGTTTATTATTTTCAGTAGCAAAATAGCGTTTAAAAGTGACATAAATGCGAGTAGCATCGTGGAAAGGTTCATAATAATCTCGATTGATTTCCGATGGATAATGAAAATTCACTGCGTCTGGGCAGAGAATAATCTTAAACCCTTTTTGAGTTGCTCTGGTTGTCAGATCAACTTCATCATTTCCATATACTAATTTTTCATCAAATAAAGTATCTTTGAACAAAGTAATTGGAAACACAGCGCTATTAATAACAACTGTTCTGATTCTGTCACCTTCTTTATAGCTAACATTCTGATACCCTAAAAAACTTTGTTCTCCAGGAAAGACAAGTTGACCATTTTTATTCTCAATTCCACTAATAATTAGTTTTTCAACAGGTTCTTGTTGAGCATATTGTGTCAATTTTTGATGTACAACTTCTAAAAAGTTTTCATTTAAGATGACATCATCGTCAATAAACAAGACATGAGAACCAGTGATATTTTTCAAAATATTATTACGATTTGCCCCTAGTCCTTTACGCGGTCCTTCCAAATATTTTACAAAGGGAAAAAGGGATGTAACAAGTGCTTTGGTATCATCATTTGTGCTATCATCTGATACAATCACTTCAAACACAGGATAAGTCGAACGTTCAACAGAGTTTAAAGCTTTGTGCAAATCTTCAGGACGATTTCTAGTGCAGATGCAGACCGAAACATTGAAGTGCATATTAGTTTTTTTCTTAAGGTTATTCATATAAGTCTTTGCTAATATTTGTGCTTTGAAATAATGTCTATTATCTTGAGAGCTTGCAGTAAATTTATTTAATCTTATGTCTTATCAGAAATTTAAGTTTCTGATTGATAAAGCAAATTTATTTTGATAGACTAATTTTTTTTGTGCAAGAGATTTGGGATAGAAAAAGGTGAACTTATAAGCGGATTTGACAATGATTATAAAAGTTTTATTTAATTTTTATTATGTTTAATTACAGTTTTAAAAGTAAGTTTTTTACGGCTTTGCCAGATGCATTCCAATTTAAACGAGATTGATATTCATTAAAGGAGGATAGAGCTAATTCTATATAGTTTGAGTAGTTAGTAAATAGATTTGAAATATAGTTAGCATATTCAAGAGGATTAGCAGTTATATCAAATGTCTTGCCATTCAAATTATCTTTAATAATTGTTGGAATACCACCGACATTAGTTGTCAGGCAAGGTACTCCCAGCGCGTTAGCTTCACAAAGTACAATCGGCGTACAATCAGCTAGTGAAGGGAGAAACAGAAAGTGAGACTCTGCAATCAGTTGAGAAATTTTGGCTTTACCTTGTGCTGTTGATTTACTGATGAACCCTAGCGGCTTAACAAAGTTAGGCAATGGTTCTTCTGTAATAGGTTGACAACCAACAACAGTTAATTCTGTATTCAAGCCTGCTTTGTTTAATTCTGTAGCAACCTTAAGTGCAACGTCACCGCCTTTGCGATACCATTCAACTCCTAAAAATAGAAGTTTGCATAACTTGGGCGATCGCACTTCAATCAAGTCTTTTACTTCATAGAGGCTGTATTCAGTTTCAATGTTTGCACCAAAAGGAACAACTTTAACTTTAGCCTCATTCACTCCATAGTAATTAATAGCAGTTTGGGCTGCCCAATCAGATGAATAAATAGCTAATTGGCATTTTTGGTGAGCTAGCTGTTCCACGCGATGCCAATCTCTAATTGTTTCCTGACAAAGATAACTATAGTCAGGATAAAAGTCTAAAAGGCTTGCAAAGCTAGCATCAGCCCAAAACACAATCGGTTGTTTGCACTCGAGATAAGCTATAGGATTCGCTGATCCACTAAATATTAGATCTACATTTGTCTGATATAGTTTAGAGGTGATTTGCTTAGCATAACTTTTTAGGACACATGGTGTCGGGTTTTTTAAGTATTTTTTATGAAATAATTCATGATAATGTCGCTTATATTTTTGCACAAGACGACATCCAAATTCATTCTTTAGAGGACCAACATATTCTA contains:
- a CDS encoding glycosyltransferase family 4 protein: MNDKFRLGVVFTHPTQHHGPLWKKLSEQPGLSIKVLYLSDENQGNGDRDLGSSSQPWDVDLLSGYEYEYLKDLSGRVPSQQKKSVISPGLLSRLTKENFDAIFMQSFVNYSYRLTALLCKLRGIPLIMQNDATIMSDGRYSRSRRIAMAILYPWMLNLADYWLSCGDHNEIHLRHYGIPDEKIMRGCHPVDGERFERSIAQNQDEIRQIRKELATDEDAIIYGFAGKYIDRKNPFEFIEAIAKAHQRDARIKGVMIGGGDLEPEINKRLAKLNGVRNLGFVNQAKIPLYYAAIDAFVVTSWIDPHPLVVSEAMVSGCPPILSDRCGNWGYSDTVRHRYNGLVYPCGNVDALANAMLEMADPENRQRYSERSKEVFYGQDLDCEIHAFLEVIERIKRNMHEAVYQVKPLASQESFSEGL
- a CDS encoding glycosyltransferase family 4 protein, with the translated sequence MKKKLLLVTFPVDLGNRTFEKRFVKLFESFLDLKIYRFVPNQKSTDSFWKYSTTIGRRFLSSLELQQKVREANKEGRSVLFHGVSPALFAYPAINSASSCIVTDWTRKLYEPIYGMKMSPSWLTFIHKQVLNSQKYVIGLTDAVLEEISQDYGVPHNKLRKGKLPFSVDLDLFIPSPKRNDAVVKILFVGGDFQRKGGDILLDWFAKHHNPNLQMTMVTSHDPGNFKNVTILNNIQYGEDKHIELFKEHDILVLPTKCDSYPSVVGEAACAGLAVLTTKHALGAPEIIQNKVNGYICNSQEELLSQLNILIQNKPLIESMKQKSRQIMEERFAMDLVLDDFMNCLFKD
- a CDS encoding glycosyltransferase family 1 protein; translated protein: MKIAFVRTMPHFSMDVYANGLIAGLKTVCPNWEITELAPQSFDRHSKSLVVRAQKTYERFWRFPKKVQQESADIFHIIDHSDAHIVRWLRKTGKPVVVTCHDLINILYPENLQGSVRFPMISDRLGHYSIRSMEYADAIIAVSLETANNMNRVLNIKPERINIIPNAVESIFQPLPKKQSQTFRQQLNIPSDTFCLLNVGGNHPRKNLSAILKALNIIKQRGLSVQFWKVSDDFTDEDKHFIQTHKLEDSINYLGYLDKPTLVQAYNEADVLVAPSFHEGFGITLLEAMACGTPVITSNVSAMPEVVDDAGVLVDPKNSQTIADAVCHLHNNPIYYQQLQEKGFTRVQSFTWEKVAEQMTGVYKNLLR
- a CDS encoding acyltransferase; translation: MNQKKRLLGIDLCRGIAAYAVILVHSGDETWGVPVDPWADYFRLSFYFAVPFFLITSFYFIACKPNTGFSPNFWKSRLERLVIPYLIWSLIYLVLRLVFFWKANQSERLNQLTQDPLSLVFFGGTSFHLYFLPLLFVGSFLIFFIKYFLNQPFKTKQLIIFSILSIIVYELVIVPGDTIQASTDINPLIRLVLVYAVWVLKCLPYFLTAIILRCIFLIKGDSWLFSRKSSIVLVAIFFITTIMGRLVLPVTLRDLIVAHSLFLFGISVSQYIKGNKQIVANLGLCAFGIYLIHPILMNFAKLFFSLFGVIEQVTISSLLIISVTTFLLSWIVVALMLQHKWSAKYLFGV
- a CDS encoding glycosyltransferase family 2 protein: MDDNLLVSIIINNYNYDRFLAEAIDSALNQTYPHTEVIVVDDGSTDNSREIIAEYGDRITPILQENGKQAVALNSGFAASQGDIILFLDSDDYLLPTAVEQVVAAFKPGVSKVHYRLQVANSQGQPLGSFIPTTTMKLACGEVWRQLLRDGGYVSTPMSGNAYSQTALTQVFPIPDDYKTTADDYLMISTPFYGEMVGIEEPLGVYRIHDSNQWALTYVSGSRFRRFVQHDLQNFALLQQRAKEFGFEVPPEVEMRSFGRLWSRLASLRLEPQAHPVSSDHSLQLIYWGFRSLWKFSSFNWQKRIIYSIWFLWVGLMPKSLAKFAIAWLYAPHLRPKVIDWTLTRVRALVS
- a CDS encoding glycosyltransferase family 2 protein; translated protein: MNNLKKKTNMHFNVSVCICTRNRPEDLHKALNSVERSTYPVFEVIVSDDSTNDDTKALVTSLFPFVKYLEGPRKGLGANRNNILKNITGSHVLFIDDDVILNENFLEVVHQKLTQYAQQEPVEKLIISGIENKNGQLVFPGEQSFLGYQNVSYKEGDRIRTVVINSAVFPITLFKDTLFDEKLVYGNDEVDLTTRATQKGFKIILCPDAVNFHYPSEINRDYYEPFHDATRIYVTFKRYFATENNKLKAFIYLPYALMYASARNLKYQGLRSFSNTLNTFNKSLLFIKDFLTVNLSL
- a CDS encoding glycosyltransferase family 4 protein, whose amino-acid sequence is MKLAYVTPYDSRSLKGSNEWSGTGYYIAQSLKNQFFPLEYVGPLKNEFGCRLVQKYKRHYHELFHKKYLKNPTPCVLKSYAKQITSKLYQTNVDLIFSGSANPIAYLECKQPIVFWADASFASLLDFYPDYSYLCQETIRDWHRVEQLAHQKCQLAIYSSDWAAQTAINYYGVNEAKVKVVPFGANIETEYSLYEVKDLIEVRSPKLCKLLFLGVEWYRKGGDVALKVATELNKAGLNTELTVVGCQPITEEPLPNFVKPLGFISKSTAQGKAKISQLIAESHFLFLPSLADCTPIVLCEANALGVPCLTTNVGGIPTIIKDNLNGKTFDITANPLEYANYISNLFTNYSNYIELALSSFNEYQSRLNWNASGKAVKNLLLKL